The stretch of DNA TCGTTCAGCTCCGGCAGGATCCCGAGCTTGCGGGCGAGATCGCCGTCCTTCGGGTTCTCGATCTTGATGACTTCCGCGCCCAGAAGCGCCAGGTGAAGCGTTGCGAAGGGTCCGGCCAGCACGTTCGTTAGGTCGAGAACGCGGATGCCGGAGAGGATCGACTTGCTCATGACTGCTCCTTTGCCCTGATGGGCCCCGTCCTGTAGACATACCCCTGCATGTCGCGTCCGAAGTGCGCCGCCACGTCGCGGGCGACGGCGATGACGCCTCCCAGGTCGACGTCCGTTCGCATCCCCTGGCGATGAAGGGCGTGCACGAAGTCCTCGGTCGCGACGTTGCCGGCCGCGACCTTGGTGAAGGGACAGCCCCCAAGCCCTGCGAAAGAAGTCTCGAACGAGGTCACGCCCATCCGCATCGCGGCGAAGATGTTCGCCATGCCGAGCCCGTAGGTGTTGTGGAAGTGACAGGTGCACTCGATGGCGGGGGCGAGCTTCTTCAGCGAGCCGAAGAGCCGCTCGACCTGCCCGGGGTCGGCATGACCGGCGGTGTCGGCAAGGCTTATTTGGTTCAGCCCGGCCTCATGATATGAGGCCGCCATGCGCAGGACGCGCTCTTCGGGAATCGGCCCCTCGAAACCGCATCCGAAGGCGGATTGAACGGACACCTGCACCTTCTTGCCGG from Candidatus Eisenbacteria bacterium encodes:
- a CDS encoding hydroxymethylglutaryl-CoA lyase; amino-acid sequence: MARVIVHEVGPRDGLQMEKQVVALEKKEEWILGLMAAGVDIVQVGSFVHPEKVPQMADTDELFRRLTAGKEGGTILSGLVLNEKGLERGLKCGVEMFCMGASASETHSQKNTGMGTEEATRRIIGAAKEALAAGKKVQVSVQSAFGCGFEGPIPEERVLRMAASYHEAGLNQISLADTAGHADPGQVERLFGSLKKLAPAIECTCHFHNTYGLGMANIFAAMRMGVTSFETSFAGLGGCPFTKVAAGNVATEDFVHALHRQGMRTDVDLGGVIAVARDVAAHFGRDMQGYVYRTGPIRAKEQS